The Terriglobales bacterium genome includes a window with the following:
- a CDS encoding PhzF family phenazine biosynthesis protein, translating into MTVMISATRRRLPYVLMDVFTDRPLEGNQLAIFTDARGLSTEQMQALAREMNLAETTFILPREAEEERREGTRVRIFTVQEELPFAGHPTLGTAYYLHRFGGSKEIWLDLKVGKIPVRFREEDPGKSFGEMRQRDAEAGLVHNKEEVARAAGLALDEITPHLPVQTFSTGLPFIIVPVISLQAIRKAGPWSNLAEYLERSDGKFFYFVTAETVDPQSKLHARMPFYNGDDPATGSAAGCCAAWMAAHGVIERGETAIIEQGIEVHRPSRIYVRAEKSGDKVVNVHVGGYCVEVARGEIWI; encoded by the coding sequence ATGACTGTCATGATCAGCGCCACTCGTCGTCGCCTGCCGTACGTCTTGATGGATGTCTTCACCGATCGTCCACTGGAAGGGAATCAGCTCGCGATCTTTACCGACGCTCGCGGACTCTCGACCGAGCAGATGCAGGCGCTTGCGCGCGAGATGAATCTTGCTGAGACGACCTTCATTCTGCCTCGCGAGGCTGAGGAAGAGCGCCGAGAGGGGACCCGAGTACGTATTTTCACTGTTCAGGAGGAGCTTCCGTTCGCCGGGCACCCAACCTTGGGTACCGCTTACTATTTGCATCGTTTCGGCGGAAGCAAGGAGATCTGGCTCGATCTGAAAGTTGGAAAAATTCCCGTGCGCTTTCGCGAGGAAGACCCCGGGAAATCTTTTGGCGAGATGCGGCAACGCGATGCTGAAGCAGGCCTGGTACACAACAAAGAAGAAGTCGCACGCGCTGCCGGTCTCGCGCTCGATGAAATAACACCGCATCTTCCGGTGCAGACATTCTCGACCGGTCTTCCCTTCATCATCGTGCCGGTTATTTCATTGCAAGCGATCCGCAAGGCTGGGCCGTGGAGTAACTTGGCCGAGTACCTTGAACGTAGCGATGGAAAGTTTTTCTACTTCGTCACGGCTGAGACAGTGGATCCGCAGTCAAAGCTGCACGCGCGCATGCCCTTTTATAACGGCGACGATCCGGCTACCGGCTCTGCTGCGGGATGTTGCGCTGCGTGGATGGCAGCGCACGGAGTCATTGAGCGCGGAGAGACAGCTATCATCGAGCAGGGAATCGAAGTGCACCGTCCGAGTCGCATTTATGTGCGCGCAGAAAAGTCCGGTGACAAGGTGGTCAATGTGCACGTCGGTGGATATTGTGTGGAAGTCGCCCGAGGAGAAATTTGGATCTAG